The Oncorhynchus mykiss isolate Arlee chromosome 20, USDA_OmykA_1.1, whole genome shotgun sequence genome includes a region encoding these proteins:
- the LOC110499229 gene encoding gastrin/cholecystokinin type B receptor-like — protein MALLVLTRKRTGLAGVSATRRLLVNLAVCDMMVVCVCMPVNLGLQVYNAWVFGEFLCRTVPFVQAVSVSASVLSLAVISLNRYYSVHNPLHARFFFTGRRILCMICVVWSVSSGLCIPLLFMNTTQTLSLLDITVTVCVESWNEVKLKQRYSFLLFCSLYGFPVLFNLVISVLTGWKLWGTNDKRTQDSNTFGVKLSLSRLKVRKRIAKMVLSLVVLFTLSWLPLYVVDIWLDLNMTASLKNEDDVNQVNHEWILHGRPFALWLGLTNSALNPLCYCFVGNLHRSAKRFRKSYRLKLSSVCSLLPQQSSMPMGSISVPKVVPYSRAQSVNRSAEMGASRKYANLGDKLTKSKSLSSVTACETVFD, from the coding sequence ATGGCTCTCCTGGTCCTCACCCGAAAGAGGACGGGTCTGGCGGGCGTGTCGGCGACCCGCAGACTGCTGGTAAACTTGGCGGTGTGTGACatgatggtggtgtgtgtgtgcatgccagtTAACCTGGGACTCCAGGTCTACAACGCCTGGGTGTTCGGTGAGTTTCTGTGCCGCACCGTGCCGTTCGTTCAAGCGGTATCTGTGTCTGCGAGCGTCCTGAGCCTGGCTGTGATCAGTCTGAACCGCTACTACAGCGTGCACAATCCTCTCCACGCCCGTTTTTTTTTTACCGGGCGGCGGATACTGTGTATgatctgtgtggtgtggagcgtGTCGTCGGGGTTGTGCATACCGCTCCTCTTCATGAACACCACCCAGACTCTGTCGCTGCTGGACATCACCGTCACTGTGTGCGTGGAGAGCTGGAACGAAGTCAAACTGAAACAGAGATATAGCTTCCTGCTCTTTTGCTCTCTTTACGGCTTTCCGGTGTTGTTTAACCTGGTTATAAGCGTGCTGACCGGCTGGAAGCTGTGGGGCACCAACGACAAACGGACGCAAGATTCAAATACATTTGGCGTTAAGCTATCACTGTCCCGCCTCAAAGTGCGTAAAAGGATAGCCAAGATGGTGCTGTCACTAGTTGTGCTTTTCACACTGTCCTGGCTACCTCTGTATGTAGTGGACATATGGTTAGACTTGAACATGACTGCATCTTTAAAGAATGAGGATGATGTGAACCAGGTCAACCACGAGTGGATTCTTCACGGGAGACCATTTGCGCTATGGCTGGGTCTGACCAACTCCGCTCTCAACCCACTCTGTTATTGTTTCGTGGGGAACTTGCACAGGTCTGCGAAACGGTTCAGGAAAAGCTACCGACTGAAACTGTCGTCAGTGTGCAGTCTGTTGCCACAGCAGTCCTCCATGCCTATGGGCAGCATCTCAGTGCCCAAAGTCGTGCCATATAGCAGGGCGCAATCAGTGAATCGCAGCGCAGAGATGGGCGCATCGAGAAAGTACGCCAATTTAGGCGATAAACTAACTAAGAGCAAGAGCCTGTCCTCTGTGACAGCGTGTGAGACTGTTTTCGACTGA
- the LOC110499226 gene encoding COP9 signalosome complex subunit 1 yields MPLPVQVFNFQGVVEPMQIDADPQEDQQNAPDVNYVVENPTLDLEQYASSYCGLMRIERLQFIAEHCPQLRAEALKMALSFVHRTFNVDVYEEIHRKLTEATREVQGAPDAAVEGGAVEPPPLDTAWAESTRKKALLKLEKLDTDLKNYKGNSIKESIRRGHDDLGDHYLDCGDLSNALKCYSRARDYCTSAKHVINMCLNVIKVSVYLQNWSHVLSYVSKAESTPEIAEQRGERDCQSQSVLTKLKCAAGLAELASRKYKQAAKCFLLASFDHCDFAELLSPSNVAVYGGMCALATFDRQELQKNVISSSSFKLFLELEPQVRDIIFKFYESKYASCLKMLDEIKDNLLLDMYLAPHVLTLYTLIRNRALIQYFSPYVSADMTKMAQAFNTTVLALEDELTQLILEGLINARIDSHSKILYARDVDQRSHTFEKSIHMGKEFQRRAKAMILRAAVLRNQIHVKSPPREGSQGELNSANSQSRMSTNM; encoded by the exons GGGGTTGTTGAGCCCATGCAGATAGATGCTGACCCACAGGAGGACCAGCAGAATGCACCAGATGTCAACTATGTGGTGGAAAACCCCACGCTG gaCCTGGAGCAATATGCATCCAGCTACTGTGGTCTGATGCGTATTGAGAGGCTGCAGTTCATTGCAGAGCACTGTCCCCAGCTCCGCGCCGAGGCCCTGAAGATGGCCCTGTCTTTTGTCCACAGGACCTTCAACGTAGACGTGTATGAGGAGATCCACCGCAAGCTCACAGAGGCCACCAG agagGTCCAGGGGGCTCCAGATGCTGCGGTGGAGGGCGGGGCAGTTGAACCCCCTCCTCTGGACACAGCGTGGGCCGAGTCGACCAGGAAAAAGGCCCTGCTCAAACTGGAGAAATTGGACACTGACCTGAAGAACTACAAAGGCAACTCCATCAAAGAGAGCATCAG GAGGGGTCATGATGACCTTGGGGACCACTACTTGGACTGCGGTGATCTCAGCAACGCCCTTAAGTGCTACTCCCGAGCCCGAGACTACTGCACTAGCGCCAAGCATGTCATAAACATGTGTCTTAATGTCATCAAG GTTAGCGTCTACCTCCAGAACTGGTCCCACGTCCTTAGCTATGTGAGCAAAGCTGAATCCACTCCGGAGATAGCAGAG caaagaggggagagagattgcCAGAGTCAGTCAGTCCTCACCAAATTAAAATGTGCTGCAG GCCTAGCTGAGCTGGCCTCCAGAAAGTACAAACAAGCAGCCAAGTGCTTCCTGCTGGCCTCTTTCGACCACTGTGACTTTGCTGAG CTCCTGTCCCCCAGCAATGTAGCTGTGTACGGAGGGATGTGTGCCCTCGCCACCTTCGACAGACAGGAGCTACAGAAGAACGTAATCTCAAGCAG CTCCTTTAAATTATTCTTAGAGTTGGAGCCTCAGGTCCGTGACATCATCTTTAAGTTCTATGAGTCAAAGTACGCTTCCTGTCTCAAAATGCTGGATGAGATCAAG GATAACCTGCTGTTAGACATGTACCTGGCCCCCCACGTACTGACCCTCTACACACTGATCAGGAACAGAGCCCTTATACAG tacTTCAGCCCGTACGTGTCTGCAGACATGACTAAGATGGCCCAGGCCTTCAACACCACGGTGCTAGCTCTGGAAGACGAACTCACCCAGCTCATACTGGAGGGACTTATCAATGCACGCATAGACTCCCATAGCAAG ATCCTGTATGCGCGTGACGTGGACCAGCGGAGCCACACATTTGAGAAGTCTATCCACATGGGCAAGGAGTTCCAGAGGCGAGCCAAAGCCATGATCTTGCGAGCTGCTGTGCTGCGCAACCAGATACACGTCAAG tctcctccCAGGGAGGGCAGCCAAGGTGAACTCAACTCTGCCAACAGCCAATCACgaatgagcaccaacatgtga